A window of Streptomyces sp. SAI-127 contains these coding sequences:
- the rho gene encoding transcription termination factor Rho, with translation MTTTLEHPPVQQQPPVRAVTGVLDIDASGKGHLRAAGLLPSPTDLQVSPALIRRFGLRKGDLVDGVRGTQRALTEVARVNGRTPGSNRRAFRDLTPLHPRERIRLEHPASGLTGRVADLIAPVGKGQRGLIVAPPKTGKTVLLQQIAAAVAGNHPECRLMVVLLDERPEEVTDMRRSVRGEVYASTFDRTPKEHIALAELVIERAKRLVEAGEDVVILLDSLTRLCRAHNNAAPGNGRTLSGGVDATALIGPKKFFGAARLAEEGGSLTILATALVETGSRADDFYFEELKSTGNMELRLDRELASRRVFPAVAINPSGTRREELLLPPAELATVHGLRRALQSRDGQANLETLLERMRETPDNATFLRRIQPTLPTG, from the coding sequence ATGACCACCACTCTCGAACACCCTCCAGTCCAGCAGCAGCCCCCGGTCCGGGCCGTCACCGGCGTTCTCGACATCGACGCGAGCGGGAAGGGCCACCTTCGCGCCGCCGGCCTGCTGCCCTCACCCACCGACCTCCAGGTCTCCCCCGCGCTGATCCGCAGGTTCGGCCTGCGCAAGGGGGACCTCGTCGACGGGGTGCGCGGCACCCAGCGCGCCCTCACCGAGGTCGCCCGGGTCAACGGCCGCACGCCCGGCAGCAACCGCCGGGCCTTCCGGGACCTGACTCCGCTGCACCCGCGCGAGCGGATCCGTCTCGAACACCCGGCGTCCGGCCTGACCGGGCGGGTCGCCGACCTGATCGCACCCGTCGGCAAGGGCCAGCGCGGGCTGATCGTGGCCCCGCCCAAGACCGGAAAGACCGTACTGCTCCAGCAGATCGCGGCCGCCGTCGCCGGCAACCACCCCGAGTGCCGCCTGATGGTGGTACTGCTCGACGAACGCCCCGAGGAAGTCACCGACATGCGGCGCTCCGTGCGCGGCGAGGTGTACGCCTCCACGTTCGACCGCACGCCCAAGGAGCACATCGCGCTCGCCGAGCTGGTGATCGAACGGGCCAAGCGGCTCGTCGAGGCCGGCGAGGACGTCGTGATCCTGCTCGACTCCCTGACCCGGCTGTGCCGGGCCCACAACAACGCGGCCCCCGGCAACGGCCGCACCCTCAGCGGTGGCGTCGACGCCACCGCGCTGATCGGGCCGAAGAAGTTCTTCGGCGCCGCCCGGCTCGCCGAGGAGGGCGGCTCGCTCACCATCCTCGCCACCGCCCTGGTGGAGACCGGCTCGCGCGCCGACGACTTCTACTTCGAGGAGCTCAAGAGCACCGGCAACATGGAGCTCCGGCTGGACCGCGAGCTCGCCTCCCGGCGCGTCTTCCCGGCCGTGGCCATCAACCCGTCCGGCACCCGCCGCGAGGAACTCCTCCTGCCCCCGGCCGAGTTGGCGACCGTGCACGGTCTGCGCCGGGCACTGCAGAGCCGGGACGGACAGGCCAATCTGGAGACCCTCCTGGAGCGCATGCGCGAGACGCCGGACAACGCGACGTTCCTGCGCCGGATCCAGCCGACACTGCCCACCGGCTAG
- a CDS encoding class I SAM-dependent methyltransferase encodes MTSDEQARLMRANQANWDARTPVHLASRFYGLDQDLDPERWFAAFEWEDLGDLAGRDVLHLQCHLGTETLALARRGARAVGLDFSEASVAAAAGIAARAGVAVEYVQANVYDAVEALGGRRFDVVYTGKGALCYLPDLERWAGVIAQLLRPGGLLYVVEFHPLLNSLGPKPAPGEGPELLLRHDYLGGEGPVHRDATHTYTDGPPVEGATESYEWMHGIGEVLGALTEAGLSVRRLRESEELPWPRWPHMNRTPSGWWRLPEPRIPLLYGLLAHR; translated from the coding sequence ATGACGTCCGACGAGCAGGCGCGGCTGATGCGGGCCAACCAGGCCAACTGGGACGCCCGCACCCCCGTCCACCTCGCCAGCCGGTTCTACGGCCTCGACCAGGACCTCGATCCCGAGCGCTGGTTCGCCGCCTTCGAGTGGGAGGACCTCGGCGACCTCGCCGGCCGTGACGTGCTCCACCTCCAGTGCCATCTCGGCACCGAGACTCTCGCCCTGGCCCGCCGCGGCGCCCGCGCCGTGGGGCTCGACTTCTCGGAGGCGTCGGTGGCGGCCGCGGCCGGCATCGCGGCGCGGGCGGGCGTGGCCGTCGAGTACGTGCAGGCGAACGTCTACGACGCCGTGGAGGCGTTGGGCGGGCGACGCTTCGACGTCGTCTACACCGGCAAAGGCGCCCTGTGTTACCTCCCCGACCTCGAGCGATGGGCAGGCGTGATCGCCCAACTGCTGCGTCCGGGCGGCCTGTTGTACGTCGTCGAGTTCCATCCGCTGCTCAACTCGCTGGGCCCGAAGCCCGCACCGGGCGAGGGACCCGAGCTGCTGCTGCGCCACGACTACCTGGGTGGCGAGGGGCCCGTGCACCGGGACGCGACCCACACCTACACCGACGGCCCGCCCGTCGAGGGGGCCACCGAGAGCTACGAGTGGATGCACGGAATAGGTGAGGTCCTGGGCGCGTTGACGGAAGCGGGACTGAGTGTCCGGCGGCTCCGGGAGAGCGAGGAGCTGCCGTGGCCCCGCTGGCCCCACATGAACCGCACGCCGTCCGGCTGGTGGCGGCTTCCCGAGCCGCGGATCCCGCTTCTCTACGGACTTCTGGCCCATCGCTGA
- a CDS encoding YciI family protein, producing MKYMLLVCGDDTNDASGMAPVEPWVEELGDRGVRRHGHRLALPADAVTVRVRGGEVLRTDGPFAETKEYVAGFDILECDSLEEAVEAAAKHPVATIGAMEVRPFWEDEDAEGEIRRLDAELTDAARTGDVERTVACYAPDAEIVAQGRHHRGAEALRKALTEASTGPVTREVLEFRVHVDESIAFGHALIRSDGNLLRVTTGYRNAGPRWLIVHEHVTEATS from the coding sequence ATGAAGTACATGCTGCTCGTCTGCGGCGACGACACCAACGACGCCTCGGGCATGGCCCCCGTCGAACCCTGGGTCGAGGAACTCGGCGACCGTGGCGTACGGCGGCACGGGCACCGGCTCGCGCTGCCCGCCGACGCGGTCACCGTGCGGGTGCGCGGCGGTGAAGTACTGCGCACCGACGGGCCGTTCGCGGAGACCAAGGAGTACGTCGCCGGCTTCGACATCCTGGAGTGCGACAGCCTGGAGGAGGCGGTCGAGGCGGCCGCGAAGCACCCCGTGGCCACGATCGGCGCGATGGAGGTGCGGCCGTTCTGGGAGGACGAGGACGCCGAGGGGGAGATCCGCCGCCTCGACGCCGAACTGACGGACGCGGCCCGCACCGGGGACGTCGAGCGGACGGTCGCCTGCTACGCGCCGGACGCGGAGATCGTGGCGCAGGGCCGGCACCACAGGGGCGCCGAAGCGCTCCGCAAGGCTCTGACGGAGGCGTCCACCGGGCCGGTCACCCGCGAGGTACTGGAGTTCCGGGTCCACGTCGACGAGAGCATCGCGTTCGGCCACGCCCTCATCCGCAGCGACGGAAACCTGCTGCGCGTCACCACCGGCTACCGCAACGCCGGGCCGCGCTGGCTGATCGTCCACGAACACGTCACGGAGGCCACGTCATGA
- a CDS encoding YciI family protein, whose amino-acid sequence MKYALLICTPVGGEELSPAEIADDPRFSSYIEEVRSRDLVKGGARLRPASDATTVRVQGDEVLLTDGPFIESKEYIAGIDLIEVADLDEAISLASRHPAVLGGGSVEVRPVWE is encoded by the coding sequence ATGAAGTACGCCCTGCTGATCTGCACCCCCGTCGGCGGCGAGGAACTGAGCCCCGCCGAGATCGCCGACGACCCCCGCTTCTCCTCCTACATCGAGGAGGTCCGCAGCCGCGACCTCGTCAAGGGCGGCGCCCGTCTGCGTCCCGCCTCCGACGCCACCACCGTGCGCGTCCAGGGCGACGAGGTCCTGCTCACCGACGGGCCGTTCATCGAGTCCAAGGAGTACATCGCCGGCATCGACCTCATCGAGGTCGCCGATCTGGACGAGGCGATCTCCCTCGCGTCCCGGCATCCGGCGGTGCTCGGGGGCGGCTCGGTGGAAGTACGGCCAGTGTGGGAGTGA
- a CDS encoding MFS transporter, whose amino-acid sequence MTAADSRRWYALCLLCVAGFMVILDAQIVVLALPSIADGLGFSASGAQWVMSAYLLSFGGLLLLGGRVADLLGRRRVFMTGTLLFGLSSLLCGFAGTAAVLVGARAVQGVSAAVMAPTALSILLNTFEEGPERNKALALWSGSGGFGATAALLIGGPLTDVLGWQWVFFLNAPVALAMLALSPLLLRESRTEARTRSFDPIGALTATGALVACVYAVVEAPRAGWLSPRTTGLLALAVVLALVFLRTESKAAAPLVPLRLLRSRTVSGANLVVFLLGATAFGMSYTLSQYGQGVLGWSPLRFGLANVVMPLGAVVGSYAGQALVTRIGARPVAVGGLSLSALAALLLSGVPVGGGFLRDLLPALLLFGPGVGACAVAGSIAALTGVGERDSGVASGIQTAAFQIGGAFGVAVVTSASVSHTVGTERLAALTAGYQAAFTACVALAVAGIGCALVLLRAPRSRTAEPLPKADVARRRVRS is encoded by the coding sequence ATGACCGCCGCCGACTCCCGCCGCTGGTACGCCCTTTGTCTGCTCTGTGTCGCCGGTTTCATGGTGATCCTGGACGCGCAGATCGTCGTCTTGGCCCTGCCGTCGATCGCTGACGGCCTCGGCTTCTCCGCGAGCGGCGCTCAATGGGTGATGAGTGCCTATCTGCTCAGCTTCGGCGGACTGCTGCTGCTCGGCGGGCGGGTCGCGGACCTGCTGGGCCGTCGCCGGGTCTTCATGACCGGCACGCTGCTGTTCGGGCTCTCTTCGCTGCTGTGCGGGTTCGCCGGTACCGCGGCCGTGCTGGTCGGCGCGCGTGCCGTGCAGGGCGTCTCGGCCGCCGTCATGGCGCCCACCGCGCTGTCGATCCTGCTGAACACCTTCGAGGAGGGCCCCGAGCGCAACAAGGCCCTCGCCCTGTGGTCCGGCAGCGGCGGCTTCGGCGCCACCGCCGCCCTGCTGATCGGCGGCCCCCTCACCGACGTCCTCGGCTGGCAGTGGGTCTTCTTCCTCAACGCACCCGTCGCCCTGGCCATGCTGGCCCTGAGCCCGCTGCTGCTGCGCGAGAGCCGCACCGAGGCGCGCACCCGCTCCTTCGACCCGATCGGCGCCCTCACCGCCACCGGCGCCCTGGTCGCCTGTGTGTACGCCGTCGTCGAGGCACCCCGCGCCGGATGGCTGTCGCCGCGGACGACGGGCCTGCTGGCCCTCGCCGTCGTCCTCGCCCTCGTCTTCCTGCGTACCGAGTCCAAAGCCGCGGCCCCGCTCGTCCCCCTGCGCCTGCTGCGTTCCCGGACGGTGAGCGGCGCCAACCTGGTCGTGTTCCTGCTCGGTGCCACCGCCTTCGGGATGTCGTACACGCTGTCCCAGTACGGCCAGGGCGTCCTCGGCTGGTCCCCGCTGCGCTTCGGCCTCGCCAACGTCGTGATGCCGCTGGGCGCGGTCGTCGGGTCGTACGCCGGACAGGCCCTGGTCACCCGGATCGGCGCCCGGCCCGTCGCCGTGGGCGGACTGTCGCTGTCCGCACTCGCCGCCCTGCTGCTGTCCGGGGTGCCGGTGGGCGGCGGCTTCCTGCGCGACCTGCTCCCCGCGCTGCTGCTCTTCGGACCGGGCGTCGGGGCCTGCGCGGTCGCCGGGTCCATCGCCGCCCTGACCGGCGTCGGCGAGCGGGACTCGGGAGTCGCCTCCGGCATCCAGACGGCCGCGTTCCAGATCGGCGGCGCCTTCGGGGTCGCCGTCGTCACCTCCGCGAGCGTGTCGCACACCGTCGGCACCGAGCGGCTCGCGGCCCTGACGGCGGGCTATCAGGCGGCGTTCACCGCGTGTGTCGCGCTCGCGGTGGCCGGCATCGGCTGCGCGCTGGTGCTGCTGCGCGCGCCGCGGAGCCGGACCGCGGAGCCCCTGCCGAAAGCCGACGTCGCGCGCCGTCGAGTGCGTTCGTGA
- a CDS encoding nuclear transport factor 2 family protein has product MRAFREAVEAGDLDAVEALLAEDVVFTSPVVFKPYEGKAITAAILGTVIKVFEDFRYVSELSSEDGRDHALVFATRVGERALDGCDFIHLDESGLIDRLMVMVRPLSGAQALAAAMGARFEQIAKEAEARSASAS; this is encoded by the coding sequence ATGCGAGCGTTCCGAGAAGCAGTCGAAGCCGGTGACCTCGACGCCGTGGAGGCCTTGCTGGCCGAGGACGTGGTCTTCACGAGTCCGGTGGTGTTCAAGCCGTATGAGGGCAAGGCCATCACGGCGGCGATCCTGGGCACCGTCATCAAGGTCTTCGAGGACTTCCGCTATGTGAGCGAGCTGAGCAGCGAGGACGGCCGCGACCACGCGCTGGTGTTCGCGACCCGGGTCGGCGAACGGGCGCTGGACGGCTGCGACTTCATCCACCTCGACGAGAGCGGCCTCATCGACCGGCTGATGGTGATGGTCCGTCCGCTGTCGGGCGCACAGGCTCTGGCGGCGGCCATGGGGGCGCGGTTCGAGCAGATCGCGAAGGAGGCGGAGGCACGGTCCGCGTCCGCTTCCTGA
- a CDS encoding PadR family transcriptional regulator, giving the protein MSLKYAVLAALLEGEASGYELSKSFDVSLANFWPATPQQLYRELERLAQDGLIEARVVQQERRPNKRLFTLTETGRCELSAFAAEPPRRPAALRDEFLIKIQAMDGVDPEATRALVEERMSWARGKLARYERLRERLLDGRTEERYLAEADRIGPYLTLMGGITLETDVIRWCERALAILKRRAPLS; this is encoded by the coding sequence ATGTCGCTCAAGTACGCCGTCCTGGCGGCCCTGCTGGAGGGCGAGGCCTCGGGCTACGAACTGTCCAAGTCCTTCGACGTCTCGCTGGCGAACTTCTGGCCCGCGACACCTCAGCAGCTCTACCGCGAGCTGGAACGACTGGCGCAGGACGGGCTGATCGAGGCTCGCGTGGTGCAGCAGGAACGCAGGCCCAACAAGCGGCTGTTCACCCTCACCGAGACCGGCCGATGCGAGCTGAGCGCGTTCGCCGCCGAACCGCCCCGCAGACCGGCCGCCCTCCGTGACGAGTTCCTGATCAAGATCCAGGCCATGGACGGCGTCGACCCCGAGGCCACCCGGGCGCTGGTCGAGGAGCGCATGTCCTGGGCGCGTGGGAAACTCGCCCGCTATGAGCGTCTACGGGAGAGGCTTCTGGACGGCCGCACCGAAGAGCGATATCTCGCGGAGGCCGACCGGATCGGCCCCTACCTCACGCTCATGGGCGGAATCACCCTCGAAACGGACGTCATCCGCTGGTGCGAGCGCGCTCTTGCCATTCTGAAACGCCGCGCTCCCCTAAGCTGA
- a CDS encoding class I SAM-dependent methyltransferase, with the protein MFSPEGPSLRELAVQALSSVERGYDLLAPKFDHTPFRTPDSVLDAVASALRRMGPFDAGLDLCCGTGAGARVLTRVCRESVTGVDFSAGMLDVARQRTRSGGPRVSWVRGDARALPFAPASFDLVVSFGAFGHFLPAELPGLFAQTREVLRPGGTFAFPVVAPPRPSSPAYWTLLGFDAAMRVRNALWRPPFVMYYRDFRLGDVRRELEGAGLRVELYALPEFGVRRDGSPRVRMVVARRPVQAARMPTLSGPS; encoded by the coding sequence ATGTTCAGCCCAGAAGGCCCCAGCCTCCGTGAACTCGCCGTGCAGGCGCTGTCGTCCGTCGAGCGCGGCTACGACCTGCTCGCCCCCAAGTTCGACCACACCCCCTTCCGTACGCCGGACTCGGTGCTGGACGCCGTCGCGTCCGCGCTGCGCCGCATGGGCCCCTTCGACGCCGGGCTCGACCTGTGCTGCGGTACCGGCGCCGGAGCCCGGGTGCTGACCCGGGTCTGCCGGGAGAGCGTGACCGGGGTCGACTTCAGCGCCGGTATGCTCGACGTGGCCCGACAGCGGACGCGGTCCGGGGGGCCGCGGGTGTCCTGGGTACGGGGTGACGCGCGCGCCCTGCCGTTCGCCCCCGCCTCCTTCGACCTCGTCGTGAGCTTCGGAGCCTTCGGCCACTTCCTGCCTGCCGAACTGCCCGGCCTGTTCGCCCAGACCCGCGAGGTGCTCCGGCCGGGCGGCACTTTCGCCTTCCCGGTCGTCGCCCCGCCCCGCCCCTCGTCTCCCGCCTACTGGACGCTCCTCGGTTTCGACGCCGCGATGCGGGTGCGCAACGCCCTCTGGCGACCGCCGTTCGTCATGTACTACCGGGACTTCCGGCTGGGGGACGTACGACGGGAACTGGAAGGGGCAGGCCTCCGGGTGGAGCTGTACGCCCTGCCCGAGTTCGGCGTGCGCCGGGACGGCAGCCCACGGGTCCGGATGGTCGTGGCGAGGCGTCCGGTCCAGGCGGCCCGGATGCCCACCTTGTCCGGGCCGTCGTGA
- a CDS encoding serine hydrolase domain-containing protein, producing the protein MSEHQPLVHGHCDERFMAVRTAFEENFRDRAELGAAVSVMVGGEMVVDLWGGWADAARTRPWERDTLVNVWSTTKGPTALCAHILADRGLLDFDAPVAAYWPEFAAAGKEKVLVRHLLSHRAGLSGLREPHSLAELFDWELTTERLAAMEPWWEPGTVSGYHAFTYGFLVGEVVRRVSGLLPGAFLEREVTGPLGIDFTIGLPEKEAGRAAELVHPPAASASEQAAIFAQLAPAAIAALANPGAGAAEANTPEWRAAEIPAANGHGTARAVTALYGIFAGRGAHDGHRVLSPEAAERVRESQGRCRDLVLGAGLGSDTELGLGLWLSGPNGSYGPNPQAFGHDGFGGSCGLADPEAGVSLGYVMNRMGPHIADDPRKMALIDALYSVL; encoded by the coding sequence ATGTCCGAGCACCAGCCACTTGTCCACGGCCACTGCGACGAGCGCTTCATGGCAGTGCGCACGGCGTTCGAGGAGAACTTCCGGGACCGTGCCGAGCTGGGCGCAGCGGTGAGCGTCATGGTCGGCGGCGAGATGGTCGTGGACCTGTGGGGCGGCTGGGCCGACGCGGCCCGCACCCGCCCCTGGGAGCGCGACACGCTGGTCAACGTGTGGTCGACGACGAAGGGCCCGACGGCCCTGTGCGCCCACATCCTCGCCGACCGGGGCCTGCTCGACTTCGACGCCCCGGTGGCCGCCTACTGGCCGGAGTTCGCCGCCGCGGGCAAGGAGAAGGTCCTGGTACGGCACCTGCTGTCGCACCGGGCCGGGCTGTCCGGGCTGCGCGAGCCCCACTCCCTCGCCGAGCTCTTCGACTGGGAGCTGACGACGGAGCGGCTCGCCGCGATGGAGCCCTGGTGGGAGCCGGGCACGGTGTCCGGGTACCACGCGTTCACGTACGGCTTCCTGGTCGGGGAGGTCGTCCGGCGGGTCTCGGGGCTGCTGCCGGGCGCCTTCCTGGAGCGGGAGGTGACGGGGCCGCTCGGCATCGACTTCACCATCGGACTGCCGGAGAAGGAGGCCGGGCGGGCCGCCGAGCTGGTGCATCCGCCGGCCGCGTCGGCAAGCGAACAGGCCGCGATCTTCGCCCAGTTGGCGCCCGCGGCGATCGCCGCGCTGGCCAACCCCGGGGCGGGAGCGGCGGAGGCGAACACGCCCGAGTGGCGAGCCGCCGAGATCCCCGCCGCGAACGGCCACGGCACCGCCCGGGCCGTCACCGCGCTCTACGGGATCTTCGCGGGCCGCGGTGCCCACGACGGCCACCGGGTCCTGTCCCCCGAGGCCGCCGAGCGGGTCCGCGAGAGCCAGGGCAGGTGCCGCGACCTGGTCCTGGGCGCGGGACTCGGCAGCGATACGGAGCTCGGGCTCGGCCTGTGGCTCAGCGGGCCGAACGGCTCGTACGGGCCGAATCCGCAGGCCTTCGGACATGACGGCTTCGGCGGATCCTGCGGTCTGGCCGATCCGGAGGCGGGGGTCTCACTGGGCTATGTGATGAACCGGATGGGTCCTCACATAGCCGACGATCCCCGGAAGATGGCGCTGATCGACGCGTTGTACAGCGTGCTGTGA
- a CDS encoding acetylxylan esterase: MALFDLPIDELREYRSESTEPEDFDAFWSKTLQEAREFDLNARFDLVDTGLTTVKVYDVTFAGFGGHPVKGWFTIPAEVSAPVPVVVEFIGYGGGRGLPHEHLLWASTGRAHFVMDTRGQGSAWGGGGGTADPVAGAPAYPGFMTRGIDAPENYYYRRVFTDAVRAVEAARSHPLTDPARTVVLGGSQGGGISIAVGGLVPDLAAVAPDVPFLCDFPRAATVTDRHPYREIGLYLKTHRGRFEDVLGTLAYFDGVHFASRGRAPALFSAALEDQTCPPSTVFAAFNAWGHDDKAIEVYDFNDHEGGGPYQEAAKLGWLRSYA, encoded by the coding sequence ATGGCCCTGTTCGACCTCCCCATCGACGAGCTGCGCGAGTACCGCAGCGAGTCCACCGAGCCCGAGGACTTCGACGCGTTCTGGTCCAAGACCCTCCAGGAGGCCCGCGAGTTCGACCTGAACGCCCGCTTCGACCTCGTCGACACCGGCCTGACCACGGTCAAGGTGTACGACGTGACGTTCGCCGGGTTCGGCGGCCACCCGGTCAAGGGCTGGTTCACGATCCCCGCCGAGGTCTCCGCCCCGGTGCCGGTGGTCGTGGAGTTCATCGGGTACGGCGGCGGGCGCGGTCTGCCGCACGAGCATCTGCTGTGGGCGTCGACGGGCCGGGCGCACTTCGTGATGGACACCCGGGGTCAGGGCAGTGCCTGGGGCGGCGGTGGCGGCACCGCGGATCCGGTGGCCGGCGCGCCCGCGTACCCCGGGTTCATGACGCGGGGCATCGACGCGCCCGAGAACTACTACTACCGCCGGGTGTTCACGGACGCGGTGCGTGCGGTGGAGGCGGCCCGTTCACACCCGCTGACCGACCCGGCACGCACGGTCGTGCTCGGCGGCAGCCAGGGCGGGGGCATCTCGATCGCGGTCGGCGGCCTGGTCCCGGATCTGGCGGCGGTCGCCCCGGACGTGCCCTTCCTGTGCGACTTCCCGCGCGCGGCGACCGTGACGGACCGTCACCCGTACCGGGAGATCGGCCTCTATCTCAAGACGCACCGCGGCCGCTTCGAGGACGTCCTCGGCACCCTCGCCTACTTCGACGGCGTGCACTTCGCGAGCCGCGGCCGTGCGCCGGCGCTCTTCTCTGCGGCCCTGGAGGACCAGACCTGCCCGCCCTCCACCGTCTTCGCGGCCTTCAACGCCTGGGGCCACGACGACAAGGCCATCGAGGTCTACGACTTCAACGACCATGAGGGCGGCGGCCCCTACCAGGAGGCGGCGAAGCTGGGCTGGCTGCGCTCCTACGCCTGA
- a CDS encoding 8-oxoguanine deaminase, translated as MSTAVDLLVKDAGLLVVDGEREIAGGWLAVANGRVTAVGTAGTEPEARTTLSAAGRLVTPGLVNTHHHIYQNLTRSYAPAVNGSLFDWLTTLYPLWAALDEEAAYVSAYVGMAELLMGGCTTSSDHLYVHPRPHLVDAEIRAARDIGFRFHATRGSMTRSVEDGGLPPRSVTQTDEEVLADSERLIKAHHDASPGALIRVALAPCSPFSVTKELMTATAELAERHDVRLHTHLAEDRDEDTYCLQTYGCRPVEYFEETGWMSERTWVAHCIYPNDAELRRLAAAGVGVAHCPSSNMLIGGGTARVAEMRELGMPVGIGCDGSASTDHASLWMETRGALLLGRYRGGPGAMTARDALDLATSGSARCLGRADEIGHLRPGACADLVVWDLHEVALAGALTDPVEAWLRCGPARAWTTVVGGRILVERGEPVLPGLPDALRTHGKIARRMQQGA; from the coding sequence ATGTCGACAGCCGTGGATCTGCTGGTCAAGGACGCCGGACTGCTGGTCGTGGACGGGGAGCGGGAGATCGCCGGCGGCTGGCTGGCCGTCGCGAATGGTCGGGTCACCGCAGTCGGCACCGCGGGCACCGAGCCCGAGGCCCGGACGACCCTCTCGGCGGCCGGCCGCCTCGTCACCCCGGGCCTGGTCAACACGCACCACCACATCTACCAGAACCTCACCCGCTCCTACGCCCCCGCGGTGAACGGCTCCCTCTTCGACTGGCTGACCACCCTCTACCCCCTGTGGGCCGCTCTCGACGAGGAGGCCGCCTACGTCTCGGCGTACGTCGGCATGGCCGAGCTGCTCATGGGTGGCTGTACGACGTCCTCGGACCATCTCTACGTCCATCCGCGCCCCCACCTCGTGGACGCGGAGATCCGTGCCGCGCGGGACATCGGCTTCCGTTTCCACGCGACGCGGGGTTCGATGACCCGCTCGGTGGAGGACGGCGGGCTCCCGCCGCGGAGCGTCACCCAGACCGACGAGGAGGTCCTCGCCGACAGCGAGCGACTCATCAAGGCGCACCACGACGCCTCGCCGGGCGCGCTCATCAGGGTCGCCCTCGCTCCCTGCTCCCCGTTCTCCGTCACCAAGGAGCTGATGACGGCGACCGCCGAACTCGCGGAGCGCCACGACGTCCGGCTGCACACCCACCTCGCCGAGGACCGCGACGAGGACACCTACTGCCTTCAGACGTACGGCTGCCGGCCCGTCGAGTACTTCGAGGAGACCGGCTGGATGAGTGAGCGCACCTGGGTCGCGCACTGCATCTACCCGAACGACGCCGAGCTGCGCCGCCTCGCGGCCGCGGGTGTCGGCGTGGCCCACTGTCCGAGCTCCAACATGCTCATCGGCGGGGGGACCGCGCGGGTGGCGGAGATGCGCGAGCTCGGGATGCCGGTCGGTATCGGCTGCGACGGTTCGGCCTCCACCGACCACGCCTCGCTCTGGATGGAGACCAGGGGAGCGCTGCTGCTCGGCCGTTACCGGGGTGGACCCGGCGCGATGACCGCACGCGACGCGCTCGACCTAGCGACCAGCGGCTCGGCGCGCTGTCTGGGCCGCGCGGACGAGATCGGTCACCTGCGCCCGGGGGCCTGCGCCGACCTGGTCGTCTGGGACCTGCACGAGGTGGCGCTCGCGGGCGCGCTGACCGACCCGGTGGAGGCGTGGCTGCGCTGCGGTCCGGCCCGCGCCTGGACCACGGTGGTCGGCGGGCGGATCCTCGTGGAGCGGGGTGAACCCGTGCTGCCGGGGCTCCCGGACGCGCTGCGCA